In the genome of Gloeotrichia echinulata CP02, one region contains:
- a CDS encoding AAA family ATPase, with protein sequence MHLLGYSSTDWQAQVVILQSKLDFLVGSRDSILITPAYLVIEVKAPSKNIAHSVWQINNYMRRTESVLGLLTNGYDFHVFSNVDNKITKIVEFSQPSLINKYRLFQKILSKKTYLSYSSTVYKNQQNIRLHFLSLISQAVQQENKMFGLFKKTQTSVTPPQQINPEKTLVPVTQEERKSMIITVFNNKGGVGKTTTTINLAAALSKLGKRVLLIDIDAQANLTMGLGIDPLDHVEKQGKKDITHLLTEPRTSLEETMIHKKWDDVELDIVPSHIRLSELEATLTMTPDIDRVLAKKLKKYRDQYDYVLIDPPPSFGKVNNISLMASSGVLIPTHLAAYPIRALEYVINRAIGVHEFRDEPLPILGIAVSMYNRAATKISLAMTQQIFDILAKNPESKNVELFPQDTWIPNLSIVSSTPNKGYPICFAEFDNELSSKDKETAQDAFNCYTKLAKHLISVTKEKE encoded by the coding sequence TTGCATCTTCTTGGTTACAGTAGTACCGATTGGCAGGCTCAAGTAGTAATTTTACAATCTAAGCTTGATTTTCTCGTGGGTTCAAGAGACTCAATTTTAATAACACCAGCCTATCTAGTTATTGAAGTCAAAGCACCCAGTAAGAATATTGCTCACAGTGTTTGGCAAATTAACAATTATATGCGCCGCACTGAATCTGTTCTTGGTTTGTTAACCAATGGCTATGATTTTCATGTATTTTCTAACGTAGATAATAAAATTACAAAAATTGTTGAATTCTCTCAACCATCATTGATTAATAAATATAGATTATTTCAGAAAATTCTCTCAAAAAAAACATATTTAAGCTACAGTTCCACCGTATATAAAAATCAACAAAATATCCGGTTACATTTTTTAAGTTTAATTTCCCAAGCGGTACAACAAGAAAATAAGATGTTTGGATTATTCAAGAAAACTCAGACTTCTGTCACGCCACCACAGCAAATCAACCCAGAAAAAACTTTAGTTCCAGTTACTCAGGAGGAAAGAAAATCGATGATTATTACTGTATTTAATAACAAAGGTGGCGTGGGTAAAACCACAACGACTATCAACCTAGCAGCGGCTCTGAGTAAGCTTGGTAAGCGGGTGCTATTGATTGATATTGACGCTCAAGCTAACCTGACAATGGGACTGGGAATAGATCCTTTGGATCATGTTGAAAAACAAGGTAAGAAAGATATTACCCATCTACTTACTGAACCAAGAACTAGCTTAGAAGAAACGATGATTCATAAGAAGTGGGATGATGTCGAACTAGATATTGTTCCATCTCATATTCGTTTAAGCGAGCTAGAAGCTACGCTGACTATGACACCAGATATTGATCGTGTATTGGCAAAAAAACTCAAAAAATACCGTGATCAATATGATTATGTCTTGATTGATCCACCCCCATCATTTGGTAAAGTTAACAATATTTCACTCATGGCGTCTTCAGGAGTTTTAATTCCTACGCATTTAGCTGCTTATCCTATCCGAGCATTAGAGTACGTTATCAACAGGGCTATTGGAGTCCATGAATTTAGAGATGAACCACTACCTATTTTGGGGATTGCAGTGAGTATGTATAATAGAGCAGCAACTAAAATTTCTTTAGCTATGACTCAGCAGATTTTTGATATTCTAGCCAAGAATCCTGAAAGTAAAAATGTAGAATTATTTCCTCAAGATACATGGATTCCCAATCTGAGCATAGTTTCAAGTACGCCGAATAAAGGATATCCAATTTGCTTTGCAGAATTTGATAACGAATTAAGCTCAAAAGACAAAGAAACTGCACAAGATGCTTTTAACTGCTATACCAAACTGGCTAAACACTTGATTTCTGTAACCAAGGAAAAGGAGTAG
- a CDS encoding RNA-guided endonuclease TnpB family protein — translation MLHKAVQVRLYPSKEQETQLRLAFGCARWWWNYALNKSIETYKETGKGLSRAALNAFLPVLKKTEDTKWLADCYSQVLQATTLNLTTAYKNFFDQRAGFPRFKSKHGKQSIQYPQNVKIVDGNIKLPGNIGLVKAKIHRPIEGKIKTVTVSKTPSGKYLASILTEVEGEHPAKTQGKIYGVDLGLKHFAVVTDGEKVSKYDNPKHIAKHDKNLKRKQKKLARKVKGSNSRNKYRKIVAKVYERVSNSRQDFLHKLSYKLVSDSQAVIVENLHVKGMVRNHKLAKAISDVGWGTFTNFLAYKLERSGGKLVEIDRWFPSSKLCSNCFYQIGEMPLDVREWTCPHCGTHHDRDGNAAINIRAEGIRMIKAEGSAVSAVGGEVSPNLGRKSKFRHSPVITEAPSSAVGN, via the coding sequence GTGCTGCACAAGGCTGTACAAGTTCGTTTATATCCATCAAAAGAGCAGGAAACACAACTGCGATTAGCTTTTGGTTGTGCCAGATGGTGGTGGAATTATGCTCTGAATAAGTCGATTGAGACTTACAAGGAGACGGGTAAAGGACTTAGCCGTGCTGCACTCAACGCATTTCTTCCTGTACTCAAAAAAACAGAAGATACTAAGTGGCTGGCTGATTGTTATAGCCAAGTTTTACAAGCTACTACACTGAATCTAACTACTGCGTATAAAAACTTTTTTGATCAACGTGCTGGATTTCCTCGATTCAAATCGAAGCATGGTAAACAGTCAATTCAGTATCCTCAAAATGTCAAGATTGTCGATGGTAATATCAAACTTCCAGGTAATATTGGGCTAGTAAAAGCCAAGATACATAGACCAATTGAGGGAAAAATTAAGACTGTCACTGTTAGTAAAACTCCGTCAGGTAAATACTTGGCATCTATCCTGACTGAAGTAGAAGGGGAACACCCTGCTAAAACACAAGGGAAGATTTATGGTGTTGACTTAGGGTTGAAACATTTTGCTGTTGTAACTGACGGTGAAAAAGTTTCTAAATATGACAACCCGAAACACATTGCTAAACATGACAAAAACCTCAAGCGTAAACAAAAAAAGTTAGCACGTAAAGTAAAAGGGAGTAATTCAAGAAATAAGTATAGAAAAATAGTTGCCAAGGTGTACGAACGGGTTAGTAACTCCAGGCAAGATTTTTTACATAAACTTAGTTATAAGTTAGTCAGCGATAGCCAAGCTGTCATAGTAGAGAATCTTCATGTCAAAGGCATGGTTCGTAATCATAAATTGGCGAAAGCAATATCTGATGTGGGTTGGGGAACATTTACCAACTTCTTAGCCTATAAATTGGAACGTAGTGGTGGGAAGTTGGTTGAGATTGATAGATGGTTCCCTAGTTCCAAGCTCTGCTCTAATTGTTTTTATCAGATTGGGGAGATGCCATTGGATGTCCGTGAGTGGACTTGTCCTCACTGTGGCACTCATCATGACAGGGATGGAAACGCAGCGATAAATATTAGAGCAGAGGGTATCAGAATGATCAAGGCGGAAGGTTCAGCCGTCTCTGCTGTAGGAGGGGAGGTAAGTCCTAATCTTGGGCGAAAGTCTAAGTTTAGGCACTCCCCCGTGATTACAGAAGCTCCTAGTTCAGCCGTAGGCAACTAG
- a CDS encoding ParA family protein, translating into MGYVIATANMKGGVGKTTLTVNLATCLAKNHGKRVLVLDLDSQISATLSLMSPLEFAKRRKQRKTFRYLIDQIINPAETGKTPIQEIIQGQVCNLPGLNLLPGDIDLYDEFVVSEMLHREAVALGETDFETVWNRFELVLINNILKPVRQEYDFILLDCAPGYNLMTRSALAASDFYILPAKPEPLSIVGIQLLERRISQLKDSHEQEAKIDIKMLGIVFSMSNTNLLTGRYYKQVMHRVVEDFGVEKICKNQIPVDVNVAKAVDSFMPVVLLSPQSAGSKAFFQLTQELLEKL; encoded by the coding sequence ATGGGATATGTAATTGCTACTGCAAATATGAAAGGTGGTGTCGGTAAAACGACCCTCACGGTCAACCTAGCCACTTGTTTAGCGAAAAATCATGGTAAACGGGTGTTGGTTCTGGACTTAGATAGCCAAATTAGCGCTACACTCAGTCTCATGTCGCCTTTGGAATTTGCTAAACGCCGCAAACAAAGAAAGACATTTAGATATCTCATCGACCAAATTATCAATCCAGCGGAAACGGGAAAAACTCCGATTCAAGAAATCATTCAAGGACAAGTTTGTAATCTCCCTGGATTAAATTTATTACCAGGAGATATCGATTTGTATGATGAATTTGTAGTTTCAGAAATGCTCCATCGCGAAGCAGTCGCTTTGGGTGAAACTGACTTTGAAACTGTTTGGAATCGCTTTGAACTAGTCTTGATAAATAACATCTTAAAACCAGTGCGTCAGGAATATGATTTTATCCTCTTAGATTGCGCCCCTGGTTATAACCTCATGACTCGTAGCGCTTTAGCAGCCAGTGATTTTTACATTCTTCCTGCTAAACCAGAGCCGTTATCGATAGTGGGAATTCAACTTTTAGAAAGACGCATCTCTCAATTAAAAGACAGTCATGAACAGGAAGCGAAAATCGACATCAAAATGCTGGGTATTGTCTTTAGTATGTCCAATACCAATTTATTAACTGGTAGATATTACAAACAAGTAATGCATCGCGTGGTTGAAGATTTTGGTGTGGAAAAAATCTGTAAAAATCAAATACCCGTTGATGTCAATGTTGCAAAGGCTGTTGATAGTTTTATGCCGGTTGTCTTACTCAGTCCGCAATCAGCCGGTTCTAAAGCATTCTTTCAGTTAACGCAAGAATTGTTAGAAAAGCTGTAG
- a CDS encoding helix-hairpin-helix domain-containing protein: MNAAERRDRIVEYLRIKPISHGQIYTFQIAIPESEVVELPFEKREQLKMSLTQQGTNLIPLIVRRTEAYSEEEEYEVVYGADWCLVAKELDIEKLWVWVFNLTDEQAAAAKQEMQQLLGYSEAIPLILPSVADETESNKAILKQFDKLFSQIEALNKKIEQVSTSVKKIDIIEQKIEKISAIVKNIEEAETKQIINHEIIEHINNQLEKFVQSVKILESFTGNLPEVAPIQPVIKPQKININIIRTAKELERYKIPHIGKKTAEAIIKLREHKGKFQSLAELIEVNGITERRIKDFDAYLFCE, encoded by the coding sequence ATGAACGCTGCGGAACGACGCGATCGCATTGTTGAGTATTTACGTATTAAGCCAATATCTCACGGTCAAATATACACTTTTCAGATTGCAATTCCAGAGTCTGAAGTTGTAGAACTTCCTTTCGAGAAACGCGAACAATTAAAGATGAGTCTTACCCAACAAGGGACTAATCTCATTCCTCTAATTGTGCGTCGTACTGAAGCTTACAGTGAGGAAGAAGAATATGAAGTTGTCTATGGTGCTGATTGGTGTCTAGTTGCTAAGGAACTTGACATCGAAAAGCTATGGGTTTGGGTTTTTAATCTGACAGATGAGCAAGCTGCTGCTGCTAAACAAGAAATGCAGCAGTTGTTAGGATATTCAGAAGCTATCCCATTAATATTACCATCTGTTGCTGATGAGACAGAATCAAATAAAGCGATCCTTAAACAGTTTGATAAATTATTTTCACAAATAGAAGCTCTTAACAAAAAGATTGAACAAGTTTCTACATCCGTTAAGAAAATAGATATTATTGAGCAAAAAATTGAAAAAATTTCTGCAATTGTCAAAAACATTGAGGAAGCTGAGACTAAGCAGATAATCAATCACGAAATAATAGAACACATTAATAACCAACTTGAAAAATTTGTTCAATCTGTTAAAATACTTGAGAGTTTCACAGGTAATTTACCTGAAGTTGCTCCAATACAGCCAGTGATAAAACCTCAAAAAATCAACATTAATATCATTAGAACTGCTAAAGAGTTAGAACGATATAAAATACCGCACATAGGAAAAAAGACAGCAGAAGCAATTATTAAACTACGGGAACATAAAGGAAAATTTCAATCTCTCGCAGAACTAATCGAGGTAAACGGAATCACTGAAAGAAGGATTAAGGACTTTGATGCTTACCTATTTTGTGAATAG